One genomic region from Deltaproteobacteria bacterium encodes:
- a CDS encoding metallophosphoesterase family protein yields the protein MSGIVQGKYDHVVGVISDTHGLLRPEAVAILKQTDLIIHAGDIDNPYVLKGLRAIAPVVAVRGNMDQGSWARDLPRAEVVEVGEVSMYILHDVCELNLEPTAAGFSAVISGHTHRPGVGESNGVLFLNPGSAGPQRSNHPVSVAIINVRGRSLTPRLIEL from the coding sequence ATGTCCGGAATAGTGCAAGGCAAGTATGACCATGTCGTGGGTGTCATCTCTGACACTCACGGCCTCTTGCGGCCTGAGGCGGTCGCGATTCTCAAACAGACAGACCTCATCATTCACGCGGGGGACATTGATAATCCTTATGTGCTTAAGGGGCTCAGAGCAATCGCCCCGGTCGTTGCCGTGCGAGGCAATATGGACCAAGGCTCATGGGCTCGTGACCTTCCACGGGCGGAGGTGGTCGAGGTGGGAGAAGTCTCGATGTATATACTACATGATGTATGTGAACTCAATCTGGAGCCAACTGCGGCCGGCTTTAGCGCTGTCATAAGCGGACATACTCACCGGCCTGGCGTTGGGGAAAGCAACGGAGTGCTTTTCTTGAACCCGGGCAGTGCGGGGCCGCAACGGTCCAACCATCCCGTATCCGTAGCCATCATTAATG